From the Nitrobacter hamburgensis X14 genome, one window contains:
- a CDS encoding error-prone DNA polymerase, with the protein MKHPRDIPSYAEIGIATNFSFLHGASHPQEYVHQASELRLPIIGIADRNTLAGVVRAYAELGNPELRSKPRLLIGSRLVFIDGTPDILVYPRDRDAYGRLCRLLTRGKRAAEKGECHLGLDDLLEFSEGQLLVLTLPHRFDTTTALKVLDRLRQSRAAGVWLAASLLYRGDDRRRLLRLRRIATAARVPLLATNEVLYHHPARRPLQDVLTCIREKATVHAIGRKLEANAERYLKPTDEMARLFRDIPEAIAETVTLASRIAFTLDQLKYQYPDEPVPPGKTAQRRLEDLTWAGAHKYFPVRIPPKTRKVLHKELRLIRQLNYAHYFLTVHDIVHWARSRNILCQGRGSAANSAVCYVLGITAVNPAETDLLFERFISKERLEPPDIDVDFEHSRREEVMQYVYRRYGRHRAAIIATVIHYRPRSAIRDVGKALGLTEDVTAALADTVWGSWGDGVSDMQVRQAGFDPRNPMLRRAVALATELIGFPRHLSQHVGGYVLTQDRLDTYVPIGNAAMDDRTFIEWDKDDVDALRMMKVDVLALGMLTCIRKCFDLIARHKGKRWELATVPREQREVYDMLCKGESLGVFQVESRAQMNMLPRLKPRTFYDLVIEVAIVRPGPIQGDMVHPYLKRRAMKPEDIDYPYPKGGDRNELRNVLHKTLGVPLFQEQAMRIAIEAAKFTSQEANGLRRAMATFRNVGTIGTFQEKMVNSMIARGYDPVFAKNCFEQIKGFGSYGFPESHAASFAQLVYVSSWLKRFHPDAFCCGLLNSQPMGFYAPAQIVGDARKNGVAVRPIDVSFSYSQNTLEERAGRHYAMRLGFRQIDGFKWVDKDEAKLKQDQAKHLSSASSPRTRGPITPVLNEFSTHVSGHSERLALSQAERSKGPHVRGDDETLCAGDWGERIVAARQRRPFTSIEDFARDTKLPKRALILLADADAFRSLGLDRRAALWAVRRLPDDVPLPLFESAIARELPDERAAPLPQMPLPEQVVADYQTVRLSLKGHPMEFLRTMLTRERVVSCAEVCHANDKRRVRCAGVVLVRQRPGSAKGVVFMTLEDETGIANIVVWPNIMARYRKEVMGARLIEVEGTIQSSPEQVVHLVASKLTDRSTELMHLANDALVSRYPLPPPAAPLDDDRRDHPDNPAQRVRHPRNVRILPRSRDFH; encoded by the coding sequence ATGAAGCATCCGCGCGACATTCCATCCTATGCCGAAATCGGCATCGCCACCAATTTCTCGTTCCTGCATGGCGCGTCGCATCCGCAGGAATATGTCCATCAGGCGAGCGAATTGCGGTTGCCCATCATCGGCATCGCCGACCGCAATACGCTGGCGGGCGTGGTGCGTGCTTATGCGGAGCTGGGAAATCCCGAACTTCGCTCCAAGCCGCGGCTGCTGATCGGATCGCGTCTCGTTTTTATCGATGGAACGCCGGACATCCTCGTCTACCCCCGCGATCGCGATGCTTATGGCCGGTTGTGCCGATTGCTGACGCGCGGCAAGCGGGCGGCGGAGAAGGGCGAATGTCATCTGGGGCTGGATGACCTCTTGGAATTTTCGGAAGGGCAGCTTCTCGTGCTGACCTTGCCGCATCGTTTCGACACGACGACCGCGCTGAAGGTGCTGGACCGGTTGCGGCAGAGCCGCGCGGCCGGTGTCTGGCTCGCGGCAAGCCTGCTCTATCGCGGCGACGACCGGCGCCGCCTGCTGCGATTGCGGCGGATCGCGACCGCCGCCCGCGTGCCGCTGCTTGCGACCAACGAGGTGCTATATCATCACCCCGCACGTCGCCCGTTGCAGGATGTGCTGACCTGCATTCGCGAAAAGGCAACTGTCCATGCCATCGGCAGGAAGCTGGAAGCCAACGCAGAACGATATCTCAAGCCGACGGATGAGATGGCACGGCTGTTTCGCGATATTCCCGAAGCGATCGCCGAAACCGTGACGCTCGCGTCGCGCATCGCATTCACGCTCGACCAGCTCAAATATCAGTATCCCGACGAACCGGTGCCGCCGGGCAAGACGGCGCAGCGTCGTCTCGAGGATCTGACATGGGCAGGCGCTCACAAATATTTTCCGGTGCGCATTCCGCCCAAGACCAGGAAGGTCCTGCACAAGGAGTTGCGGCTGATCCGGCAGCTCAACTACGCGCATTACTTCCTCACCGTGCACGACATCGTGCACTGGGCGCGCAGCCGGAACATCCTTTGCCAGGGGCGGGGCTCGGCGGCGAATTCGGCCGTGTGCTATGTGCTCGGCATCACCGCGGTCAATCCGGCCGAGACCGATCTGCTGTTCGAGCGCTTCATCTCCAAGGAGCGGCTGGAGCCGCCGGATATCGACGTCGATTTCGAGCATTCGCGTCGCGAGGAGGTGATGCAGTATGTCTATCGCCGCTACGGCCGCCACCGCGCCGCGATCATCGCCACCGTCATTCACTATCGGCCGCGCAGCGCCATTCGCGATGTCGGCAAGGCGCTGGGGCTGACCGAGGATGTCACGGCGGCGCTCGCCGATACGGTGTGGGGAAGTTGGGGCGATGGTGTCAGCGACATGCAGGTCAGGCAGGCGGGGTTCGATCCGCGAAACCCCATGCTGCGCCGCGCCGTTGCGCTCGCCACCGAGTTGATCGGCTTCCCGCGCCACCTGTCGCAGCATGTCGGCGGCTATGTGCTGACGCAGGACCGCCTCGATACCTATGTGCCGATCGGCAATGCCGCGATGGACGACCGCACCTTCATCGAGTGGGACAAGGACGATGTCGATGCGCTTCGGATGATGAAGGTCGACGTACTGGCGCTGGGGATGCTGACCTGCATCCGCAAGTGCTTTGACCTCATCGCCAGGCACAAGGGCAAGCGATGGGAGTTGGCGACGGTTCCGCGCGAGCAGCGGGAAGTCTACGACATGCTGTGCAAGGGCGAGTCCCTCGGCGTGTTTCAGGTCGAGAGCCGGGCGCAGATGAACATGCTGCCGCGGCTGAAGCCGCGCACGTTCTACGATCTCGTCATCGAGGTCGCCATCGTCCGCCCCGGTCCGATCCAGGGCGATATGGTGCATCCCTATTTGAAGCGGCGGGCCATGAAGCCTGAGGATATCGACTATCCCTATCCGAAGGGCGGCGACAGGAATGAACTGCGCAACGTGCTGCACAAGACGCTCGGCGTTCCGCTGTTTCAGGAGCAGGCGATGCGCATCGCCATCGAAGCCGCGAAATTCACCTCCCAAGAGGCCAACGGCCTGCGCCGCGCCATGGCTACATTCCGCAACGTGGGAACCATTGGCACATTTCAGGAGAAGATGGTCAACAGCATGATCGCCCGCGGTTACGATCCGGTGTTCGCGAAAAACTGTTTCGAGCAGATCAAGGGCTTCGGCTCCTACGGTTTCCCCGAAAGCCACGCGGCGAGCTTTGCCCAGCTTGTCTATGTCTCGTCATGGCTGAAGCGTTTCCATCCCGATGCATTCTGCTGTGGCCTGCTGAATTCGCAGCCGATGGGTTTTTACGCGCCGGCGCAGATCGTCGGCGATGCCCGCAAGAACGGCGTCGCGGTGCGGCCCATCGATGTATCGTTCAGCTATTCGCAGAACACGCTGGAAGAGCGCGCAGGCAGGCATTACGCGATGCGGCTCGGCTTTCGCCAGATCGACGGCTTCAAGTGGGTTGATAAGGATGAAGCGAAGCTGAAACAGGATCAAGCAAAGCATCTCTCGTCTGCGTCGTCCCCGCGAACGCGGGGACCCATAACCCCTGTGCTCAATGAGTTTTCGACGCATGTCTCCGGCCATAGCGAGCGTCTTGCTCTATCGCAGGCGGAACGGAGTAAGGGTCCCCACGTTCGCGGGGACGACGAGACGCTGTGCGCAGGCGACTGGGGCGAGCGGATCGTCGCCGCGCGTCAACGCCGGCCCTTCACCTCCATCGAGGATTTTGCTCGCGATACCAAACTGCCGAAGCGCGCGTTGATCCTGCTGGCCGATGCCGATGCCTTTCGCTCGCTCGGGCTCGACCGCCGCGCGGCGCTGTGGGCGGTGCGCCGCCTGCCGGACGACGTGCCGCTGCCATTGTTCGAAAGCGCCATCGCGCGCGAGCTGCCCGACGAACGCGCCGCGCCGCTGCCTCAGATGCCGCTGCCGGAGCAGGTGGTCGCCGATTACCAGACCGTACGGTTGTCGCTGAAGGGCCATCCGATGGAATTCCTGCGCACGATGCTCACCCGCGAGCGCGTGGTGAGTTGCGCCGAGGTTTGCCATGCCAACGACAAACGCCGCGTCAGATGTGCCGGCGTGGTGCTGGTGCGGCAGCGGCCGGGCAGTGCCAAGGGGGTGGTGTTCATGACGCTGGAAGACGAGACCGGCATCGCCAATATCGTGGTGTGGCCGAACATCATGGCGCGCTACCGCAAGGAGGTGATGGGCGCGCGGCTGATCGAGGTGGAAGGCACTATCCAGAGCAGCCCGGAGCAGGTCGTGCATCTTGTCGCAAGCAAGCTGACCGATCGCTCCACTGAGCTGATGCATCTGGCGAACGATGCGCTCGTGTCCAGGTATCCGCTGCCGCCGCCGGCCGCACCGCTCGACGACGACCGCCGTGATCATCCCGACAATCCAGCGCAACGAGTCCGCCATCCGCGCAACGTGCGCATCCTGCCGCGCTCACGGGATTTTCATTGA
- a CDS encoding DUF6504 family protein, whose protein sequence is MARRRILSLWLPRLPTDRIRRKSFRCGEPDSDRPCIIVAKQNNALVIAALDDAAARLGLAVGLPLANARAICPDIAVFDADDAADAQTLNGIVDWCDRFTPLVALDPPHGLLLDITGCTHLFGGEAALMKALCGALTRQGFVVSAAIAGTPACVRALTRHAHGRIVPPGKELEAVAPLPVFTLGTDDAITRGLRRAGLKTIGDVAARGRHEIAARFGSAFTALLEQALGQSDAPISPRKPPPDYIVEKRFAEPIATDGAIAMTLASLARTLIAAMEKQGKGARRLEASFFRTDGAVRVIAVEAGRPVTRGEIIDRLFRERLDALADPLDPGFGFDLVRLSAVRTESVVQEQRDLDAHVRDNDEVAALIDRIAARIGGHRVVMHLPQDTHIPGRAALLLPAQRHLVAAMLAEWPARIESEPPLRPLRMFARPEPIEVTMAEVPDKPPRHFTWRRATHTVVRAEGPERIAMEWWRTQEGRPTRDYFRVEDEAGLRFWLYRDGLYGEAAGEGGGAVPPRWFVHGLFA, encoded by the coding sequence ATAGCCCGAAGACGCATCCTCAGCCTGTGGCTGCCGCGCCTGCCGACCGACCGCATCCGGCGCAAGTCGTTCCGCTGCGGCGAGCCGGATAGCGACCGACCCTGCATCATCGTCGCCAAACAAAATAACGCGCTGGTCATCGCCGCGCTGGATGACGCAGCCGCGCGCCTCGGCCTCGCGGTCGGCTTGCCGCTGGCCAATGCCCGCGCGATCTGTCCCGACATTGCCGTGTTCGATGCCGACGACGCGGCGGACGCGCAGACATTGAACGGTATCGTCGACTGGTGCGATCGCTTCACGCCGCTGGTGGCGCTCGATCCGCCGCACGGTCTGCTGCTGGATATCACCGGCTGCACGCATCTGTTCGGTGGCGAGGCTGCGCTGATGAAAGCGCTGTGCGGCGCGCTGACGCGGCAAGGCTTTGTTGTCAGTGCGGCCATCGCCGGCACCCCGGCCTGCGTGCGGGCGCTGACGCGCCATGCCCATGGCCGGATTGTCCCTCCCGGCAAGGAGCTGGAGGCCGTCGCGCCGCTGCCGGTGTTCACGCTCGGCACGGATGACGCGATCACGCGCGGGCTGCGCCGCGCCGGGCTGAAAACCATCGGCGATGTCGCCGCGCGCGGCCGCCACGAGATCGCGGCGCGTTTCGGCTCAGCTTTCACCGCGCTGCTGGAGCAGGCGCTGGGGCAAAGCGATGCGCCGATCAGCCCACGCAAACCGCCGCCGGATTATATCGTCGAGAAACGTTTTGCCGAGCCGATCGCCACCGACGGCGCGATCGCGATGACGCTGGCGAGCCTTGCGCGCACGCTCATCGCCGCAATGGAAAAACAGGGCAAGGGCGCGCGGCGGCTGGAAGCGAGTTTTTTCCGCACCGACGGCGCGGTGCGCGTCATCGCGGTGGAAGCAGGTCGTCCGGTCACGCGCGGCGAGATCATCGATCGCCTGTTCCGCGAGCGGCTCGATGCGTTGGCCGATCCGCTCGATCCCGGTTTCGGCTTCGATCTGGTGCGCCTGTCCGCCGTGCGCACCGAGTCCGTGGTGCAGGAGCAGCGCGACCTCGATGCGCATGTCCGGGACAACGACGAAGTGGCGGCGCTGATCGACCGCATTGCCGCGCGCATCGGCGGCCATCGCGTCGTCATGCACCTGCCGCAGGATACCCATATCCCCGGGCGCGCGGCGCTCTTATTGCCTGCGCAGCGGCATCTTGTGGCGGCAATGCTTGCCGAATGGCCCGCACGTATCGAGAGCGAGCCGCCGCTGCGGCCGTTGCGCATGTTCGCACGGCCCGAGCCGATCGAGGTGACGATGGCGGAGGTGCCCGACAAGCCGCCGCGTCATTTCACCTGGCGGCGCGCCACTCATACGGTGGTTCGTGCCGAAGGTCCCGAGCGCATCGCGATGGAGTGGTGGCGGACGCAGGAGGGCCGGCCGACGCGGGATTACTTTCGCGTCGAGGACGAAGCCGGATTGCGGTTCTGGCTCTATCGCGACGGTCTTTATGGCGAGGCGGCTGGTGAGGGCGGCGGCGCCGTGCCGCCAAGATGGTTCGTGCACGGGCTGTTCGCATGA
- a CDS encoding ImuA family protein, which produces MIFSPNRSHFGGSCAASTLARLRDCIGRIETCHGGEMPGRAALGHEEADAALQGGLARGAVHEVFAEGRHSAAATGFIAGLAQRLGKDRPLLWVRQDFAARETGALSMRGWRELGLDPRRLVMVHTSDVESALRTAADALACDALSAVVMEIWGETRLFDLVASRRLTLAARDSGVTGLLLRVAATPLPSTAETRWIVRPARSPPVAAWQAWGSPVLETRLVRNRHGQTGQWIMEWMCDECLFRDVSCHSPKTHPQPVAAAPADRPHPAQVVPLRRAG; this is translated from the coding sequence ATGATCTTTTCGCCAAACCGCTCACACTTTGGCGGATCATGCGCCGCAAGCACGCTTGCGCGCCTGCGTGACTGCATCGGGCGGATCGAGACCTGCCACGGTGGCGAAATGCCGGGCCGGGCGGCGCTCGGTCACGAGGAGGCGGATGCCGCGCTGCAGGGCGGGCTTGCGCGCGGCGCCGTACATGAGGTGTTCGCGGAGGGACGGCACAGCGCGGCGGCGACCGGATTCATCGCAGGCCTCGCGCAGCGCCTCGGCAAGGATCGGCCGCTGCTCTGGGTGCGGCAGGATTTTGCCGCGCGCGAAACCGGTGCGCTGTCGATGCGTGGATGGCGCGAGCTCGGTCTCGATCCGCGCCGGCTGGTGATGGTGCATACGAGCGATGTGGAGAGCGCGTTGCGGACAGCGGCCGATGCGCTGGCCTGCGATGCGCTCAGTGCCGTGGTCATGGAGATCTGGGGCGAGACGCGTCTGTTCGATCTCGTCGCCAGCCGCAGGCTGACGCTGGCGGCGCGTGACTCTGGCGTCACGGGGTTACTGCTGCGGGTGGCGGCGACGCCGTTGCCTTCGACGGCGGAGACACGGTGGATCGTGCGCCCGGCGCGCTCGCCACCGGTCGCGGCTTGGCAGGCATGGGGCTCCCCCGTGCTCGAAACACGACTTGTCCGCAACCGTCATGGCCAGACCGGTCAGTGGATCATGGAGTGGATGTGTGATGAGTGCCTCTTCCGTGACGTCTCGTGCCATAGCCCGAAGACGCATCCTCAGCCTGTGGCTGCCGCGCCTGCCGACCGACCGCATCCGGCGCAAGTCGTTCCGCTGCGGCGAGCCGGATAG
- a CDS encoding ferritin-like domain-containing protein, with protein sequence MSAAKEKDLHDLFLDQLRDIYFAEKQILKALPRMAKAATSDKLRAAFEKHHDETEGQIERLEQVFELIDKPAKGKTCDAILGILDEGKEVMDEYKGTEALDAGLLAAAQAVEHYEMVRYGTMKAWAAKLGMKDVVKLIDETLQQERKTDKDLTALAEAGVNSEALAA encoded by the coding sequence ATGAGCGCTGCGAAAGAGAAGGATCTCCACGACCTGTTCCTTGACCAGCTCAGGGACATCTACTTCGCCGAAAAGCAGATACTTAAGGCTCTGCCCAGAATGGCGAAGGCGGCAACGTCCGACAAATTGCGGGCGGCCTTCGAGAAACACCATGACGAGACCGAAGGCCAGATAGAGCGCCTGGAACAGGTCTTCGAGCTGATCGACAAGCCGGCCAAGGGCAAGACCTGCGATGCCATCCTCGGCATCCTGGACGAAGGCAAGGAGGTCATGGACGAATACAAGGGCACTGAGGCGCTGGACGCGGGCCTTCTCGCGGCGGCGCAAGCGGTGGAACACTACGAAATGGTGCGCTACGGAACCATGAAGGCGTGGGCGGCCAAGCTTGGCATGAAGGATGTCGTCAAGCTGATCGATGAAACGCTTCAGCAGGAGCGCAAGACCGACAAGGATTTGACGGCGCTCGCGGAAGCCGGTGTCAACTCCGAGGCATTGGCGGCTTGA
- a CDS encoding M20 aminoacylase family protein yields the protein MPIVNRVADLQSDIAGWRRDIHQHPELLYDVHRTAAFVADRLREFGCDEVATGLGRTGVVGVIKGRKPASDSDGDGGVKVIGLRADMDALPIQEATNLPYASKTSGKMHACGHDGHTAMLLGAARYLAETRNFTGEAVVIFQPAEEGGAGAAAMIKDGLMDRFGIDQVYGMHNFPGIPLGSFAIRPGPIMAATDAVDFRIEGHGGHAARPHLCIDPVLAGAQLVVALQSIVSRNVDPLESAVISVCEFHAGNTRNVIPQTVELRGTVRSLKADVRDLVEKRIREVAAGVAQITGTRIDVKFGRGYPVTVNHAAQTETAIRIAKEIAGDNNVHETPPMMGAEDFAYMLEARPGAFIFVGNGDSAGLHHPAYNFNDDAIVYGTSYWIRLVETTLAA from the coding sequence ATGCCCATCGTCAACCGCGTTGCCGATCTGCAATCCGATATCGCTGGCTGGCGCCGGGATATCCATCAGCACCCGGAGCTGCTGTACGATGTGCATCGTACCGCGGCGTTTGTCGCGGATCGCTTGCGGGAGTTCGGCTGCGACGAGGTCGCGACCGGGCTCGGCAGGACCGGCGTCGTCGGCGTCATCAAGGGCAGGAAGCCGGCCAGCGACAGCGATGGAGACGGCGGGGTCAAGGTGATCGGCCTGCGCGCCGATATGGATGCGCTGCCGATTCAAGAGGCAACCAACCTGCCTTACGCCTCGAAGACGTCCGGCAAGATGCACGCCTGCGGCCATGACGGCCACACCGCGATGCTGCTCGGCGCCGCGCGCTATCTCGCGGAGACGCGGAATTTCACTGGGGAGGCGGTCGTGATCTTCCAGCCGGCGGAAGAGGGCGGCGCCGGTGCTGCCGCGATGATCAAGGACGGGTTGATGGACCGTTTCGGGATCGATCAGGTCTACGGTATGCATAACTTCCCCGGCATCCCGCTCGGCTCCTTCGCCATCCGGCCGGGTCCGATCATGGCGGCGACCGACGCCGTCGATTTCAGGATCGAGGGCCACGGCGGCCACGCCGCTCGGCCGCATCTCTGCATCGATCCGGTGCTGGCCGGCGCGCAGCTTGTCGTTGCCCTGCAATCGATCGTGTCGCGCAACGTCGATCCGCTGGAATCCGCCGTGATTTCGGTGTGTGAGTTCCACGCCGGCAACACCCGCAACGTCATTCCGCAGACCGTCGAGTTGCGCGGCACCGTCCGCAGCCTGAAGGCCGACGTGCGCGACCTGGTGGAGAAGCGGATTCGCGAGGTCGCCGCCGGCGTGGCGCAGATCACTGGAACCAGGATCGATGTCAAATTCGGGCGCGGCTATCCGGTCACGGTCAATCACGCCGCGCAGACCGAAACCGCGATCAGGATCGCGAAGGAGATCGCCGGCGACAACAATGTGCATGAGACGCCGCCGATGATGGGCGCGGAGGATTTCGCCTACATGCTGGAAGCCCGGCCCGGCGCCTTCATCTTCGTCGGCAATGGCGACAGCGCCGGCCTGCATCATCCCGCCTACAACTTCAACGACGACGCCATCGTCTACGGCACCTCGTACTGGATCAGGCTGGTCGAGACCACGCTGGCTGCCTGA
- a CDS encoding metallophosphoesterase family protein produces the protein MSHDHNHDGDGVSRRKVLECMTWAGTGVLWTIAGGVPRSLGLVESARAAEASALTFLQISDSHIGFDKAANPHALATLEEAIGKIKALRVKPSFMIHTGDISHLSKASEFDDAERIISQSRLDVHYVPGEHDFIDEEVKLYRERYGRGTKGAGWYSFDANGVHFIGLVNVVDLRAGGLGNLGAEQLAWLADDLRGRSNSQPIVVFAHIPLWSVYPAWGWGTEDGARALDLLKGFGSVTVLNGHIHQVMQKVEGNVTFHTARSTAFPQPAPGAAPSPGPMKVADDKLRSLLGTASVIFKPGEQRLAIIDTPLQG, from the coding sequence ATGAGCCACGACCACAATCACGATGGCGACGGCGTCAGCCGCCGCAAGGTGCTGGAATGCATGACCTGGGCAGGCACGGGTGTGCTCTGGACCATTGCCGGCGGCGTGCCGCGATCCCTCGGCCTCGTCGAATCGGCACGGGCTGCGGAAGCGTCCGCCCTCACCTTCCTGCAGATCAGCGACAGCCATATCGGCTTCGACAAGGCCGCCAACCCTCACGCGCTCGCCACGCTTGAGGAGGCGATCGGCAAGATCAAGGCGCTGCGGGTGAAGCCTTCCTTCATGATCCATACCGGCGACATCTCGCATTTGTCGAAAGCCTCCGAATTCGACGACGCGGAGCGCATCATCTCGCAATCGCGGCTCGACGTGCACTACGTTCCGGGCGAACACGACTTCATCGACGAGGAAGTCAAATTGTACCGCGAGCGCTACGGCCGCGGCACCAAGGGCGCGGGCTGGTATTCCTTCGACGCCAACGGCGTGCACTTCATCGGCCTCGTCAACGTCGTCGACCTCAGGGCCGGTGGCCTCGGCAATCTCGGCGCTGAGCAACTGGCGTGGCTTGCGGACGATCTCAGGGGGCGCTCCAACTCCCAGCCGATCGTGGTGTTCGCGCATATTCCACTTTGGAGCGTATATCCGGCCTGGGGCTGGGGCACCGAGGACGGCGCGCGAGCGCTCGACCTGCTCAAGGGTTTCGGCTCGGTGACCGTGCTCAACGGTCACATCCACCAGGTGATGCAGAAGGTCGAAGGCAACGTCACCTTCCATACCGCGCGCTCGACCGCCTTCCCGCAGCCCGCGCCGGGCGCCGCGCCCTCTCCCGGGCCGATGAAGGTCGCCGACGACAAGCTGCGCAGCCTGCTCGGCACCGCCAGCGTCATCTTCAAGCCCGGCGAACAACGTCTCGCTATCATCGATACGCCGCTGCAAGGCTAA
- a CDS encoding cupredoxin domain-containing protein — protein MMFVNLRTGAIRLAAAAALAMQMSVAHCEEVSVTIDNFTFAPAQLTVKVGSTVTWTNRDDIPHTVVSAGQFRSKALDTDDKYSFTFTNAGDYKYFCSLHPHMVGTIKVE, from the coding sequence ATGATGTTTGTGAACTTGCGCACCGGCGCCATCCGGCTTGCCGCGGCTGCGGCGCTTGCAATGCAAATGTCCGTTGCCCATTGCGAGGAGGTGTCGGTGACAATCGACAACTTCACCTTCGCGCCGGCTCAACTGACGGTGAAAGTCGGCAGCACCGTGACGTGGACCAACCGCGACGACATTCCGCATACGGTCGTTTCGGCAGGTCAATTCCGCTCCAAGGCGCTGGATACCGACGACAAATACTCGTTCACCTTCACCAATGCCGGCGACTACAAATATTTTTGTTCGCTGCATCCGCACATGGTGGGAACAATCAAGGTTGAGTAA
- a CDS encoding sigma-70 family RNA polymerase sigma factor — protein MLFGSSRDDQAKAQRFREAALPYLDDVYTVARYLLRNPADAEDAVQECYLRALNHFDSYRGPAMKPWLLAILRNVCHAEFARRTRSSTTTIDDLPESAEAAAAPLWRETQDTPETQVLQERDANSIRRMIAALEEPFRETFVLREIQNLSYREIAETVGAPVGTVMSRLARARAMLRSAWLAEQEQSK, from the coding sequence ATGCTGTTTGGTTCATCCAGAGACGATCAGGCCAAAGCGCAGCGCTTTCGCGAGGCTGCGCTGCCCTACCTCGACGACGTCTACACCGTCGCGCGCTACCTCCTGCGCAACCCCGCCGACGCCGAGGATGCCGTGCAGGAGTGCTATCTGCGCGCGCTGAATCACTTCGACAGTTACCGCGGGCCGGCGATGAAGCCCTGGCTGCTTGCGATCCTGCGCAACGTCTGCCATGCCGAATTCGCCCGCCGCACCAGATCGAGCACAACGACGATCGACGACCTGCCCGAAAGCGCCGAAGCCGCAGCCGCGCCGCTGTGGCGGGAGACCCAGGACACACCGGAAACGCAGGTGTTGCAAGAACGCGATGCGAATTCGATCCGGCGGATGATCGCAGCACTTGAGGAGCCCTTCAGAGAGACCTTCGTGCTGCGCGAAATCCAGAATCTGTCCTATCGCGAGATTGCCGAGACCGTCGGCGCGCCGGTCGGCACCGTCATGTCACGGCTGGCGCGGGCCCGCGCCATGCTGCGGTCGGCGTGGCTCGCGGAACAGGAGCAATCCAAATGA
- a CDS encoding anti-sigma factor family protein: MTCDEADILLHALIDGELDAGHAREVENHVAACSRCTAELKVYREMKAQMATADMRLTAPPRLRQRIEAAIPQSRGTSRRSLLAGFAMGSAVSAIAATGLVAIVLRDDDEQRIASEVVSAHLRSLQAGHLTDILSTDQHTVKPWFNGRLDVSPPVIDLTALGFTLIGGRLDYIDGRAIGAVVYKRRAHVINLFVAQTPNATHSAARTEDVQGFNIRRWRDHGLSLWAVSDLNADELAEFSDKFEKAMQTNGNG, from the coding sequence ATGACCTGCGACGAAGCGGACATCCTTCTGCACGCGCTGATCGACGGCGAACTCGATGCCGGTCACGCGCGCGAGGTGGAAAACCACGTCGCAGCCTGCAGTCGCTGCACGGCGGAACTCAAGGTTTATCGCGAGATGAAGGCGCAGATGGCGACTGCGGACATGCGCCTCACCGCGCCGCCACGCCTGCGCCAACGCATCGAGGCGGCAATACCGCAGTCGCGCGGCACCAGCCGCCGCTCGCTGCTCGCGGGCTTCGCCATGGGTTCGGCCGTCTCTGCGATAGCTGCGACGGGCCTCGTCGCCATCGTGTTACGCGACGATGACGAGCAGCGCATTGCTTCGGAAGTTGTGTCGGCGCATCTGCGATCGTTGCAGGCCGGGCATCTGACCGACATACTTTCGACCGACCAGCACACGGTGAAACCGTGGTTCAACGGGCGGCTCGATGTATCGCCGCCTGTGATCGACCTGACGGCGCTGGGCTTCACGCTGATCGGCGGACGGCTCGACTATATCGATGGGCGGGCTATCGGCGCGGTCGTCTACAAGCGGCGCGCGCATGTCATCAATCTCTTCGTCGCACAAACGCCGAACGCCACGCATAGCGCCGCCCGCACCGAGGATGTGCAAGGCTTCAACATCCGCCGCTGGCGCGACCACGGTCTGAGCCTCTGGGCGGTGAGCGATCTCAATGCCGACGAACTTGCCGAATTCAGCGACAAATTCGAGAAGGCGATGCAGACGAACGGGAACGGTTAA